One Ricinus communis isolate WT05 ecotype wild-type chromosome 7, ASM1957865v1, whole genome shotgun sequence genomic region harbors:
- the LOC8286775 gene encoding agamous-like MADS-box protein MADS4 isoform X2 yields the protein MGRGRVELKRIENKINRQVTFAKRRNGLLKKAYELSVLCDAEVALIIFSNRGKLYEFCSSSSMLKTLERYQKCNYGAPEPNVSAREALELSSQQEYLKLKARYEALQRSQRNLLGEDLGPLSSKDLESLERQLDMSLKQIRSTRTQYMLDQLTDLQRKEHMLNEANKTLKQRLVEGYQVNAMQLNPSAEDVGFGRQAAQPQGDGFFHPLDCEPTLQIGYHPDQIVVTAGPSVNNYMSGWLP from the exons atggGGAGAGGTAGGGTTGAGTTGAAGAGAATAGAGAACAAGATCAACAGGCAAGTGACCTTTGCAAAGAGAAGAAATGGACTATTGAAGAAAGCATATGAGCTTTCTGTTCTTTGTGATGCTGAGGTTGCTCTCATCATCTTCTCTAATAGAGGAAAGCTGTACGAGTTTTGCAGTAGTTCAAG CATGCTCAAAACTCTTGAGAGGTACCAGAAATGCAACTATGGAGCACCAGAGCCAAATGTGTCTGCAAGGGAGGCTTTG GAGCTAAGTAGTCAGCAGGAGTATTTGAAGCTTAAAGCTCGCTATGAAGCCCTGCAACGATCTCAAAG GAATCTTCTTGGAGAAGATCTTGGCCCTCTCAGCAGCAAGGACCTTGAGTCACTTGAAAGGCAGCTTGATATGTCATTGAAGCAGATCAGGTCAACACGG ACTCAGTATATGCTAGATCAGCTCACTGATCTACAACGCAAG GAACACATGCTGAACGAAGCAAATAAGACCCTGAAACAAAGG TTGGTGGAAGGATACCAAGTAAATGCAATGCAGCTGAATCCAAGTGCAGAAGATGTAGGGTTTGGCCGCCAAGCAGCTCAGCCTCAGGGTGATGGCTTCTTTCATCCCTTAGATTGTGAACCCACTTTACAAATTGG ATACCACCCTGATCAAATAGTAGTCACTGCTGGCCCAAGTGTGAATAATTATATGTCAGGATGGTTACCTTGA
- the LOC8286775 gene encoding agamous-like MADS-box protein MADS4 isoform X1 — MGRGRVELKRIENKINRQVTFAKRRNGLLKKAYELSVLCDAEVALIIFSNRGKLYEFCSSSSMLKTLERYQKCNYGAPEPNVSAREALELSSQQEYLKLKARYEALQRSQRNLLGEDLGPLSSKDLESLERQLDMSLKQIRSTRTQYMLDQLTDLQRKEHMLNEANKTLKQRVGYSPNYLVEGYQVNAMQLNPSAEDVGFGRQAAQPQGDGFFHPLDCEPTLQIGYHPDQIVVTAGPSVNNYMSGWLP, encoded by the exons atggGGAGAGGTAGGGTTGAGTTGAAGAGAATAGAGAACAAGATCAACAGGCAAGTGACCTTTGCAAAGAGAAGAAATGGACTATTGAAGAAAGCATATGAGCTTTCTGTTCTTTGTGATGCTGAGGTTGCTCTCATCATCTTCTCTAATAGAGGAAAGCTGTACGAGTTTTGCAGTAGTTCAAG CATGCTCAAAACTCTTGAGAGGTACCAGAAATGCAACTATGGAGCACCAGAGCCAAATGTGTCTGCAAGGGAGGCTTTG GAGCTAAGTAGTCAGCAGGAGTATTTGAAGCTTAAAGCTCGCTATGAAGCCCTGCAACGATCTCAAAG GAATCTTCTTGGAGAAGATCTTGGCCCTCTCAGCAGCAAGGACCTTGAGTCACTTGAAAGGCAGCTTGATATGTCATTGAAGCAGATCAGGTCAACACGG ACTCAGTATATGCTAGATCAGCTCACTGATCTACAACGCAAG GAACACATGCTGAACGAAGCAAATAAGACCCTGAAACAAAGGGTAGGTTACTCCCCAAATTAT TTGGTGGAAGGATACCAAGTAAATGCAATGCAGCTGAATCCAAGTGCAGAAGATGTAGGGTTTGGCCGCCAAGCAGCTCAGCCTCAGGGTGATGGCTTCTTTCATCCCTTAGATTGTGAACCCACTTTACAAATTGG ATACCACCCTGATCAAATAGTAGTCACTGCTGGCCCAAGTGTGAATAATTATATGTCAGGATGGTTACCTTGA
- the LOC8286774 gene encoding uncharacterized protein LOC8286774: MPLCNEYWHLKMEINHKGRGFMRSKLAKAKSFFRVNHSKPNTMQVQCISNTKVSPSPYTYSPNGSNNSSSIQKIMSSAQPCPLPVQHSSRVTPTCSMDFPTGQSIQKVSASCQLGSYGGDENVDIKAASYISYVRERFKLEKLDSEAW; this comes from the coding sequence ATGCCTCTTTGTAATGAATATTGGCACTTGAAAATGGAGATAAACCATAAGGGAAGAGGGTTCATGAGAAGTAAGCTAGCGAAAGCCAAATCTTTCTTTAGAGTCAATCATTCCAAGCCTAATACCATGCAAGTGCAATGTATCAGCAATACAAAGGTTAGCCCCAGTCCTTATACTTATAGCCCAAATGGTTCAAATAATTCTTCATCAATCCAAAAGATCATGTCCAGTGCTCAACCCTGTCCTCTGCCAGTTCAACATAGCAGCAGGGTTACTCCTACTTGTTCTATGGATTTTCCCACTGGCCAGTCGATCCAAAAGGTGTCCGCTTCTTGTCAGCTTGGAAGTTATGGTGGTGACGAAAATGTAGATATAAAAGCTGCAAGCTACATTTCATATGTACGTGAACGTTTCAAGCTAGAGAAACTTGATTCAGAAGCATggtaa